From a region of the Marinomonas mediterranea MMB-1 genome:
- the der gene encoding ribosome biogenesis GTPase Der yields the protein MIPVIALVGRPNVGKSTLFNRLTKSRDALVADYPGLTRDRKYGDGKLGEHDFIVIDTGGITGDEQGIDEKMASQSLQAIEEADAVLFLVDGRHGLNPADEMIANHLRRSSKPTYLVVNKTDGINEDIALADFYSVGLGSLYPIAAAHGKGVRSLIDTALAPFAEQVAEARDQIQLESKGIRIGVVGRPNVGKSTLVNRMLGEDRVVVYDMPGTTRDSVYIPYQRHDKEYTLIDTAGVRRRKHVKEAVEKFSIVKTLQAIQDANVVICVIDAHEDLVEQDLHMIGYVLDAGRGLVIAINKWDGMQKDEREHIKKEVERRLGFVPYAKVHYISALHGTAVGDLYDTIEETYDSCYSKWSTNRLTKILEDAVSEHQPPMVKGRRIKLRYAHQGGSNPPRIVVHGNQTDALPGSYKRYLENKFRTVLNITGTPISFEFRSSENPYAPKK from the coding sequence ATGATTCCAGTTATTGCATTGGTTGGTCGCCCCAATGTAGGTAAGTCCACCCTTTTCAATCGTCTGACTAAATCTCGTGATGCGCTTGTTGCAGATTATCCAGGGCTAACCCGAGATCGAAAGTACGGAGATGGTAAATTAGGTGAGCATGATTTCATCGTTATAGATACCGGTGGTATAACGGGAGACGAACAAGGAATCGATGAAAAAATGGCTTCGCAATCGCTTCAAGCAATTGAAGAGGCCGATGCAGTCTTATTTTTAGTTGATGGTCGTCATGGCTTGAACCCTGCCGATGAAATGATCGCGAACCACTTACGTCGATCTAGCAAGCCTACTTACTTAGTTGTAAACAAGACGGATGGCATCAACGAAGATATCGCTTTGGCGGACTTCTACTCAGTTGGCTTAGGGAGTTTATATCCAATCGCTGCCGCGCATGGTAAAGGTGTTCGTAGCTTAATTGATACCGCATTGGCACCGTTTGCTGAACAGGTAGCGGAAGCGCGAGACCAAATTCAGCTTGAGTCAAAAGGTATTCGTATTGGCGTTGTAGGTCGCCCCAATGTAGGTAAGTCAACGCTAGTCAATCGTATGTTGGGTGAGGACCGGGTTGTTGTATACGACATGCCAGGGACAACCCGTGATAGTGTGTATATACCTTATCAGCGCCACGATAAAGAATACACTTTGATCGATACTGCAGGGGTTAGGCGTCGTAAACATGTAAAAGAGGCTGTTGAAAAATTCTCCATCGTTAAGACGTTGCAAGCTATTCAAGATGCGAACGTTGTGATCTGCGTAATCGATGCCCATGAGGATCTAGTAGAACAAGATCTTCATATGATTGGCTATGTGCTTGATGCAGGCCGAGGCTTAGTTATCGCGATTAACAAATGGGATGGAATGCAAAAAGATGAGCGCGAACACATTAAGAAAGAAGTGGAGCGTCGTTTAGGTTTTGTTCCCTACGCTAAAGTTCATTATATCTCGGCATTGCACGGTACTGCGGTTGGTGATCTTTACGATACGATTGAAGAAACATACGATTCTTGTTACTCGAAGTGGTCTACGAATAGGCTAACCAAAATCTTGGAAGATGCGGTATCAGAGCACCAGCCACCTATGGTTAAGGGACGAAGAATTAAGCTGCGTTATGCTCACCAAGGTGGATCAAATCCTCCAAGAATAGTTGTGCATGGCAATCAGACAGATGCCTTGCCTGGCAGCTACAAACGTTATTTAGAGAATAAGTTTCGTACGGTATTGAATATTACTGGTACGCCAATCAGCTTTGAATTCCGTTCGTCTGAGAACCCTTACGCTCCGAAAAAGTAG
- a CDS encoding YbaM family protein — protein sequence MALENAPDHIKLAVDLIDLLEENQVSTKTAIEALKIVLRDFEKKQANKVTSES from the coding sequence GTGGCGTTGGAAAATGCTCCAGATCATATTAAATTGGCAGTCGATTTGATCGATCTATTAGAAGAGAACCAAGTTTCGACAAAGACAGCGATCGAAGCGCTAAAGATCGTGTTACGTGATTTCGAAAAAAAGCAGGCGAATAAAGTGACTAGTGAAAGTTAA
- a CDS encoding class I SAM-dependent methyltransferase, translating to MITNEFWLDRWNTGRIGFHENEVNQSLIQYWPNLPLGSRVLVPLCGKSNDLIWLVEQGYDVTGVELSSLAVVEFFGDNDLAYTTEQTAYGKLHSANEMTLRVFEGDIFDFDGKVFDACYDRAAMVAMPSTLRQSYVEKVSACLREDAHILMISLHHDGNIDTPPFSVSDDDVASLWQRNIHKIASEDLVQTNSRYKESEYAYFEESVWRVLPDEL from the coding sequence GTGATTACAAACGAGTTTTGGTTGGATCGATGGAATACTGGACGTATCGGTTTCCATGAAAATGAGGTTAATCAGTCGCTGATTCAATATTGGCCTAATCTGCCTCTTGGAAGTCGAGTCTTGGTACCGCTATGTGGTAAATCAAATGATCTGATCTGGTTGGTCGAGCAAGGGTATGATGTCACAGGCGTTGAGCTTTCTTCGCTCGCGGTTGTCGAGTTTTTTGGTGACAATGACTTAGCGTACACGACAGAACAGACGGCTTATGGAAAACTTCACAGTGCGAACGAAATGACGCTGAGAGTATTCGAAGGAGACATTTTCGATTTCGATGGTAAGGTGTTCGATGCTTGTTATGATCGAGCTGCAATGGTAGCTATGCCCAGTACGCTTCGGCAGAGCTATGTTGAAAAGGTAAGCGCTTGTCTTCGCGAAGACGCCCACATTTTGATGATCAGTCTGCATCATGACGGCAATATTGACACGCCTCCGTTCTCAGTTTCGGATGACGACGTAGCATCCCTTTGGCAACGTAATATTCATAAGATCGCCAGTGAGGACCTTGTTCAAACAAACAGCCGATATAAAGAAAGTGAGTATGCGTACTTTGAGGAAAGCGTTTGGCGAGTATTGCCAGACGAGTTGTAG
- a CDS encoding YgiQ family radical SAM protein codes for MIKRHKTAPNLFSYPQYWAECYGVSPFLPTTREEMDLLGWDSCDVIIVTGDAYVDHPSFGMAVMGRLLEAQGYRVGIIDQPDWRNKEDFMRLGRPNLYFGVTAGNMDSMINRYTADLKVRNDDAYTPYGIGGKRPDRAVIVYSQRCKEAFNDVPVMIGGIEASLRRIAQYDYWSDEVRRSVLIDSTADILLYGNAERAIVEVTKQVAAGKKMNQVTDVRGTTLVRDVPPGGFSEIDSSRVDWPGKVDKIYSPYEYIPEGKCQTKDANEDDDVMPIRVIPAPLRRGEKLEADKTYIRLPSFEKVSKDPVLYAHTSRILHLESNPHNARALIQKHGKKEIWVNPPPIPLETDEMDGVFDFPYARVPHPKYKKARIPAYDMIKTSINIMRGCFGGCTFCSITEHEGRVIQSRSHESILNEIEQIKEKVPGFTGHISDLGGPTSNMYTLNCKDDEIQASCRKLSCVYPEICPNLNTDHSPTTQLYRKARKVEGIHTVSIASGLRYDLAVEDPEYVKELVTYHVGGLLKIAPEHSEKGTLSKMMKPGMGTYDNFKRMFDKYSKEAGKKQHLIPYFIAAHPGCEDEDMMNLAVWLKKNDFKPDQVQTFYPSPMSLATAMYHSGKNPLKRVTYKSEDVYTPKDYKQRTVQKGFLRYHDTSNWADLRDTLKSMGRADLIGNGPNKLVPAEDKDKQMPRRPKKAKPGQRTGASHTSNRPTDKNIKEAERNRRKSANDASSAGRPVTGSATPTRPKKGPSTQANKTKPAKRRR; via the coding sequence ATGATAAAACGACATAAAACCGCACCGAATCTTTTTTCTTACCCTCAATATTGGGCTGAGTGCTACGGCGTTTCTCCATTTTTGCCGACCACACGAGAAGAAATGGACCTTCTCGGTTGGGATAGCTGTGACGTCATTATTGTCACTGGAGACGCGTATGTAGACCATCCGAGTTTTGGGATGGCGGTAATGGGTCGTTTGTTGGAGGCTCAAGGCTATCGAGTCGGCATTATTGATCAGCCAGATTGGAGAAATAAAGAAGACTTTATGCGTCTAGGTCGCCCCAATCTGTATTTTGGTGTAACGGCTGGAAACATGGATTCGATGATCAACCGCTATACTGCTGATCTAAAAGTAAGAAACGATGACGCCTACACGCCTTATGGAATCGGTGGAAAACGACCAGATAGAGCGGTTATTGTCTACTCTCAACGCTGTAAAGAAGCGTTTAATGACGTCCCTGTGATGATTGGTGGTATAGAGGCAAGCCTTCGAAGAATCGCTCAATATGATTATTGGAGTGACGAAGTTAGACGATCCGTATTGATTGATTCAACTGCAGACATCTTGTTATACGGTAACGCAGAACGTGCAATCGTTGAGGTTACGAAACAAGTTGCTGCTGGCAAAAAAATGAATCAGGTCACCGATGTTCGAGGCACAACTCTTGTCCGTGATGTACCTCCGGGCGGCTTTTCTGAGATTGATTCAAGTCGAGTGGATTGGCCTGGGAAGGTTGATAAGATTTACAGCCCTTATGAATATATCCCAGAAGGTAAGTGTCAGACAAAAGACGCGAACGAAGACGACGATGTCATGCCCATTCGAGTTATTCCTGCGCCACTAAGGCGAGGTGAAAAGCTTGAGGCTGATAAAACATACATCCGTTTACCGTCTTTTGAGAAAGTGTCAAAAGATCCGGTGCTCTATGCGCACACTTCTCGAATTCTACATTTAGAGTCTAATCCGCATAATGCACGTGCTTTGATTCAAAAGCATGGTAAGAAAGAAATCTGGGTTAACCCGCCGCCAATTCCATTGGAAACGGATGAGATGGATGGGGTGTTTGATTTTCCATATGCTCGTGTTCCACACCCTAAATACAAAAAAGCCCGTATCCCTGCTTACGATATGATCAAAACATCGATCAATATTATGCGAGGTTGTTTCGGGGGCTGTACGTTCTGTTCCATCACGGAACATGAAGGGCGTGTCATTCAATCCCGTTCACATGAATCTATTCTCAATGAAATTGAGCAAATCAAAGAAAAAGTCCCAGGATTTACCGGTCACATTTCAGATCTAGGCGGTCCAACGTCTAACATGTACACCTTAAATTGTAAGGACGATGAGATACAGGCGTCGTGTCGTAAGCTTTCATGTGTGTATCCTGAAATTTGTCCAAACTTGAATACTGACCACAGCCCAACGACTCAGCTGTATCGTAAAGCTCGAAAAGTAGAGGGTATTCATACGGTTTCTATTGCCTCCGGCCTTCGTTACGACCTTGCAGTAGAAGACCCTGAGTACGTCAAAGAGCTGGTGACCTATCATGTAGGTGGGCTGTTAAAGATAGCGCCTGAGCATTCAGAAAAGGGCACGTTGTCGAAAATGATGAAGCCTGGCATGGGAACCTACGACAACTTTAAACGAATGTTTGATAAGTACTCGAAAGAAGCGGGTAAAAAGCAGCATCTGATACCGTATTTTATCGCGGCACATCCGGGCTGCGAAGATGAAGATATGATGAACTTAGCGGTTTGGTTGAAGAAAAATGACTTTAAACCGGATCAAGTGCAGACATTTTACCCTTCGCCAATGTCACTTGCGACAGCGATGTATCACTCAGGTAAGAACCCTCTTAAACGTGTTACTTATAAGAGTGAAGATGTCTATACGCCGAAAGATTATAAGCAGAGAACGGTTCAAAAAGGGTTCTTGCGTTATCACGACACGAGTAACTGGGCTGACTTGAGGGATACCCTAAAAAGTATGGGGCGAGCGGATTTAATTGGTAATGGACCGAATAAACTTGTTCCAGCTGAGGATAAAGATAAGCAGATGCCTCGTCGACCAAAGAAAGCAAAACCTGGGCAACGTACGGGTGCTTCACACACCAGTAATCGCCCGACAGACAAAAATATTAAAGAGGCCGAGCGTAATAGACGCAAATCAGCAAACGATGCATCATCGGCTGGGCGTCCAGTGACTGGCAGTGCTACTCCTACGCGGCCGAAGAAAGGGCCGAGCACACAGGCTAATAAAACGAAACCCGCGAAGCGTAGACGTTAA
- a CDS encoding YitT family protein yields MSTTHRWLSIVEGCVLVALGLHILNSAGFLISGTAGAGMILHKLSDLTFGQLFFILNLPFYVLAWRALGLAFTIRTFISVSLLSLLSELMRLYVSIDMIPILAAVVGGLLVGFGLIILFRHNASLGGLNILSVYLERRFDIHASRTTLTADVCILMAAAMVFSIQSLAYSLVAFILLSSVVGRYHRPPAWAKASERQGRNQPS; encoded by the coding sequence ATGAGTACCACTCACCGTTGGTTATCCATCGTAGAAGGCTGTGTGCTGGTTGCACTCGGTCTCCATATCTTGAATTCAGCCGGTTTTCTTATCAGTGGCACAGCAGGCGCGGGAATGATTCTGCACAAGCTGAGTGATCTGACTTTTGGTCAGCTGTTCTTTATATTGAACCTTCCGTTTTATGTTCTTGCTTGGCGAGCATTAGGGCTGGCGTTTACCATTAGAACCTTTATCTCAGTGAGTTTATTGTCTTTGCTTTCTGAGTTGATGCGGCTTTATGTCAGCATTGATATGATACCTATTCTCGCTGCGGTTGTGGGTGGACTGTTGGTCGGTTTTGGTCTCATCATATTGTTTCGCCATAATGCGTCATTAGGCGGTTTAAACATTCTTTCTGTGTATTTAGAGCGTCGATTTGATATTCATGCTAGTCGTACCACACTGACCGCCGATGTTTGTATTTTAATGGCGGCAGCGATGGTGTTTAGCATTCAAAGCTTAGCCTATTCTCTCGTTGCGTTTATTTTGTTAAGTTCGGTTGTTGGTCGATATCATCGACCGCCAGCGTGGGCAAAAGCTTCGGAGCGACAAGGGCGAAATCAACCGAGTTAA
- a CDS encoding GNAT family N-acetyltransferase, with product MQTYYVEKLTTSRLKADQGVIKELQDIFFRSVHGIPDLIYTPEQKAAWAPAGLSVLEWRNRLQNHTIWLARSELTGSCLGFIELDESSDIDLLYVCPLNQKLGIANELFDQAQYWVKNQYSTKSHWYVQSSDIAYEFFLRRGFIPHKRNQVDRGGILLENTTMRKALS from the coding sequence ATGCAGACGTATTACGTAGAAAAACTGACCACAAGTAGACTCAAAGCGGATCAAGGTGTCATTAAAGAGCTACAGGACATATTTTTTAGAAGTGTGCACGGCATTCCGGATTTGATTTATACACCAGAGCAAAAAGCCGCGTGGGCGCCAGCGGGACTTTCCGTGCTAGAGTGGCGTAATCGGTTGCAGAATCACACAATATGGCTAGCGCGCAGTGAGCTGACAGGGAGCTGTCTTGGCTTTATTGAACTAGATGAAAGTTCAGATATCGATTTGCTTTATGTTTGTCCTTTGAATCAAAAGTTAGGCATCGCCAATGAGTTATTTGATCAAGCGCAATACTGGGTGAAAAACCAGTATTCAACCAAATCGCACTGGTACGTGCAGTCTTCTGATATTGCCTATGAGTTCTTTCTCCGCCGTGGTTTTATCCCGCATAAACGTAATCAGGTTGATCGTGGCGGGATTTTGCTTGAGAACACAACGATGAGAAAGGCTTTGTCCTGA
- a CDS encoding AAA family ATPase, protein MTDFKHLTFPFAAVAGQEPLKLALILCAINPKIGGVLISGPRGSAKSTLARGLSDVLPTIDDESPIAFATLPLGTSEDRLLGAIDLERVLNEKKVDFHPGILAKAHGGVLYVDEVNLLADNLVDQLLDVAASGVNRVERDGISHEHEAKFLLVGTMNPEEGELRPQLKDRFGLMAELSNQYSLEERVQIVRLREEFDHNPRAFRDAFKFKQKTLRQNIKSARQRLNQVKCSDALRMDIASRCHDANVDGVRADIVWVRAAQAHAAWRSVSSVTVEDIHAVAELVLAHRRHAHSNNKPSQSGSSESALPSSSRPPSSRRPPDSHRAPPSVEKGDNASGKPQAASDQDWGGLPPELQKASAAIALDPMLKRTGHDRSLLTQRFSNSGIMSNKTSRKSGLESGGYRPNQASFSSSIDWTRTLTLSPHQWPPKLIRAKDKTGRTVLNIIMLDTSASVLGEAVFSKTKGVILALARQTYLAREQLAIFGFGEGQVETILPKVRSPKDIDILLDEITAGGGTPLLAALEKLENEIRSLRKQSPRLEINAYIMTDGRSQMSISEVPNIDSKIIWLDTELASIKRGKGAQFAHALGAEYYTLEQLLAC, encoded by the coding sequence ATGACAGATTTTAAGCACCTAACTTTCCCTTTTGCAGCGGTAGCGGGACAAGAACCTCTGAAACTTGCATTAATTTTATGTGCGATTAACCCAAAAATTGGCGGGGTCTTGATTAGCGGGCCGAGAGGTTCAGCTAAGTCAACACTTGCACGAGGGCTATCTGATGTATTGCCTACGATCGATGATGAGAGCCCTATCGCGTTTGCTACCTTGCCGCTCGGAACTAGTGAAGACCGCCTATTGGGCGCCATTGATTTAGAGCGAGTTCTGAATGAAAAAAAAGTAGATTTCCATCCGGGCATATTGGCTAAAGCGCATGGCGGCGTGTTGTATGTCGACGAAGTGAACTTGTTGGCTGATAACCTTGTTGATCAGTTACTCGATGTAGCGGCAAGTGGCGTAAACCGAGTAGAGCGAGACGGCATCAGTCACGAGCATGAAGCAAAATTTCTACTGGTCGGAACCATGAACCCTGAAGAAGGGGAGTTAAGACCGCAACTCAAAGATCGTTTTGGACTAATGGCGGAGTTGTCGAACCAGTATAGCTTGGAAGAACGTGTGCAGATTGTTCGATTGCGCGAGGAGTTTGATCATAACCCAAGGGCGTTTCGTGATGCGTTTAAATTTAAACAAAAGACGCTGAGACAAAATATAAAATCGGCACGTCAGCGGTTGAATCAAGTTAAATGTTCTGACGCGTTAAGAATGGACATAGCATCGCGATGTCATGATGCTAATGTTGATGGTGTGCGCGCAGATATTGTTTGGGTGCGCGCAGCGCAAGCGCATGCGGCGTGGCGCAGTGTAAGTTCTGTGACCGTTGAGGACATTCATGCTGTCGCTGAGTTAGTTTTAGCGCACCGTCGTCATGCCCATTCTAATAACAAACCTTCTCAAAGTGGGTCTAGCGAGTCTGCTCTGCCTTCTTCCTCAAGGCCACCGAGTAGTCGACGCCCGCCCGATTCTCATAGAGCACCGCCTTCTGTGGAAAAAGGTGATAATGCCTCGGGAAAGCCGCAAGCCGCCTCTGACCAAGATTGGGGTGGCCTTCCTCCGGAATTACAAAAGGCAAGTGCTGCAATTGCCTTAGATCCAATGCTTAAACGCACTGGACACGATCGCTCTTTGTTAACGCAGCGATTTTCGAACAGTGGAATAATGTCGAATAAAACCAGCCGAAAGTCTGGTCTTGAGTCTGGTGGGTACAGACCGAATCAAGCGTCATTTTCAAGCTCAATTGATTGGACAAGAACGCTCACACTTTCACCGCATCAGTGGCCTCCTAAACTAATTAGAGCGAAAGACAAAACCGGACGTACCGTTTTAAATATTATTATGCTCGACACCTCGGCTTCTGTCTTAGGAGAGGCGGTCTTTTCGAAGACGAAGGGCGTTATTTTGGCGCTTGCTCGCCAAACGTATTTAGCGCGAGAGCAACTTGCTATCTTTGGATTTGGAGAAGGGCAAGTGGAGACTATTTTACCTAAAGTTCGTTCACCCAAAGACATTGATATATTGCTAGACGAAATAACCGCGGGTGGCGGAACGCCTTTACTGGCTGCGCTAGAAAAACTTGAAAACGAGATACGCAGTCTTCGTAAACAGTCACCCAGATTAGAGATAAATGCGTATATAATGACGGATGGGCGTAGTCAGATGTCGATTTCAGAAGTCCCTAATATCGACAGCAAAATCATTTGGCTGGACACGGAGCTTGCCTCAATAAAAAGAGGAAAAGGGGCTCAATTTGCCCATGCGCTGGGGGCCGAATATTATACGCTTGAACAACTACTGGCGTGTTGA
- a CDS encoding cobyrinate a,c-diamide synthase — MPSENIETSLHQRDQVTCPALFLTAPASNQGKTTITAALARHYSKLGKTVRVFKTGPDYLDPLILAQASGNPVEQLDIWMAGEAYCQERLFLAAKEADLILVEGAMGMFDGEPSSADLAACFGIPMAIVMDVKGMAQTAAAIANGLATFREDITIAGLIANRCGSERHAQLIRDALPETVPLLAALKRDEEVTLPERHLGLVQAEEVTQELEQRFDAAVDWLCQSDDKGLLSLPEPVVFSAPDHSYEASVVEPILSGKTIAVAKDIAFSFIYQANLDALERLGAKVCFFSPLHDSRLPQCDAVWLPGGYPELHAHKLAENTSIQTELSAFFETGKPILAECGGMLYCFESLTDLEQNTLPMLGILQGQGAMRGKRGCQGMQTADCPQGAIRAHAHHRSRSANTPEPVGYGRRQRHPAPGEPIYQVKGLTASYLHFFFPSNLTAIAAIFSER, encoded by the coding sequence ATGCCTTCAGAGAATATAGAAACATCTTTACACCAAAGAGATCAAGTAACCTGTCCAGCCTTGTTTTTAACTGCGCCAGCGTCTAATCAAGGTAAGACGACAATTACTGCCGCGCTTGCTCGCCATTATTCGAAGTTGGGGAAAACGGTTCGAGTGTTCAAAACAGGACCAGACTATTTGGACCCTCTCATACTTGCACAAGCGTCGGGGAACCCTGTTGAGCAACTTGATATCTGGATGGCAGGCGAAGCTTATTGTCAGGAACGATTGTTTTTAGCGGCCAAAGAAGCCGACCTGATACTGGTTGAAGGTGCAATGGGGATGTTCGATGGCGAACCGTCGTCTGCCGATCTAGCGGCTTGTTTTGGTATTCCGATGGCCATTGTGATGGATGTAAAAGGCATGGCACAAACGGCTGCTGCGATTGCGAATGGCTTAGCGACGTTTAGAGAAGATATTACAATCGCGGGTCTTATTGCGAATCGTTGTGGCAGTGAGCGTCATGCGCAGCTTATACGAGATGCACTGCCCGAAACGGTCCCATTGCTCGCGGCATTAAAACGCGACGAGGAGGTTACGTTACCGGAACGACATTTAGGACTGGTTCAAGCGGAAGAAGTGACGCAGGAACTTGAGCAGAGGTTTGATGCGGCCGTTGACTGGCTGTGTCAATCGGACGATAAAGGTTTATTGTCTTTGCCCGAACCAGTTGTGTTTTCCGCGCCAGATCACTCTTATGAAGCGAGTGTCGTCGAGCCTATCTTGAGCGGGAAAACGATCGCGGTGGCGAAAGACATTGCATTTAGTTTTATCTATCAGGCGAATCTTGATGCATTAGAGCGTCTAGGAGCTAAGGTTTGTTTCTTTTCGCCGTTGCATGATTCACGTTTACCACAATGCGATGCTGTGTGGTTACCGGGCGGTTACCCAGAGTTGCATGCTCATAAACTGGCTGAAAACACATCCATTCAAACAGAATTGAGTGCCTTCTTTGAAACGGGTAAACCCATACTTGCAGAATGTGGCGGCATGCTTTACTGCTTTGAAAGCTTGACTGACTTAGAACAAAATACGTTGCCCATGCTTGGTATATTGCAAGGTCAGGGGGCCATGCGAGGCAAACGCGGCTGTCAGGGAATGCAAACGGCTGACTGTCCACAAGGTGCAATTAGAGCGCATGCCCATCATCGCTCAAGAAGTGCGAATACGCCGGAGCCTGTTGGGTACGGACGACGTCAACGACATCCCGCACCGGGTGAACCGATTTATCAAGTAAAGGGGCTAACGGCAAGTTACCTGCATTTCTTTTTCCCATCTAACTTAACCGCAATTGCGGCTATTTTCAGCGAAAGATAG
- a CDS encoding cobalt-precorrin-5B (C(1))-methyltransferase — protein MWPESEESSKPLRTGLTTGTCATACVLAGAQALIAKREDPEAFVLLPKGQKVSQPILYYQYNADSVKTATIKDAGDDPDATHGATVWAQVRLTSEKGVSFIAGEGVGTVTRTGLVLAVGEPAVNPVPRKMMSENLSLFAENYGYDGGFELTIGVENGEQIAQKTMNPRLGIIGGLSILGTTGIVRPFSCAAYIASIHQGIDVARANHLAHIAATTGNASENAIKARHELTDMALIEMGDFVGAVLKHIRKVEKNSQLRKLSICGGFGKISKLAQHHMDLNSRVSSINLNALADTAMSLGASDALQEKMRLANTSIEALAFSSSEGLSLADAVCHQAALFCRTYIPASMELEVYAIDRKGEFVGYAKG, from the coding sequence ATGTGGCCCGAAAGTGAGGAAAGCAGCAAACCTCTTAGAACTGGATTGACGACGGGTACCTGCGCGACAGCCTGCGTTTTGGCGGGGGCGCAAGCTTTGATTGCAAAGCGTGAAGATCCCGAAGCGTTTGTACTGCTTCCTAAAGGGCAAAAGGTGTCACAACCTATTTTGTATTATCAATATAATGCAGATTCGGTAAAAACGGCGACGATAAAAGACGCTGGGGATGACCCCGATGCAACGCATGGCGCAACCGTTTGGGCGCAAGTGCGTCTCACTTCTGAAAAAGGCGTATCCTTCATTGCGGGAGAAGGGGTTGGGACCGTCACCCGAACTGGGCTGGTACTTGCCGTCGGGGAACCTGCGGTCAACCCAGTTCCTCGAAAAATGATGTCTGAGAACTTGAGTTTGTTTGCTGAGAACTATGGCTATGATGGCGGTTTTGAACTGACGATCGGCGTAGAGAATGGCGAGCAAATTGCTCAAAAAACCATGAACCCTAGATTGGGTATTATTGGCGGTTTGTCTATTTTAGGGACGACCGGCATTGTTCGACCTTTTTCGTGTGCTGCCTACATTGCTTCGATACATCAGGGCATTGATGTTGCTAGAGCGAATCACTTAGCGCACATTGCCGCAACAACAGGAAATGCCAGCGAAAACGCGATCAAGGCGCGCCATGAGCTAACCGACATGGCGTTGATTGAAATGGGGGATTTTGTTGGTGCTGTCTTGAAACATATTCGTAAAGTAGAGAAAAATTCACAACTTCGAAAACTCTCTATTTGCGGCGGTTTTGGTAAAATCAGCAAACTGGCACAACATCACATGGATCTAAATAGCCGTGTCTCGTCGATTAACCTCAATGCACTGGCTGACACGGCGATGTCGTTAGGTGCGTCTGACGCTCTTCAAGAAAAGATGCGCTTGGCGAATACCAGTATTGAAGCATTGGCTTTTTCGAGCAGCGAAGGGCTTTCGTTAGCGGATGCGGTTTGTCACCAAGCAGCCCTTTTCTGTCGAACATATATCCCCGCTTCTATGGAATTGGAGGTGTACGCAATCGACCGAAAAGGCGAATTTGTTGGGTATGCGAAAGGATAG
- a CDS encoding precorrin-6A/cobalt-precorrin-6A reductase: MKILLLGGTADARQLADQLHLKGLQVVYSIAGLVRIPKLGCEVLVGGFTQFGGLERYLVEHKISLVINATHPYAQKMANTAVSASRQAGITCWRFLRPEWQRMKGDNWTYYQNDDELQAALSNFKRPLLSAGQHSEPFIQSIAALCGVEVVHWRTAVPPKFNIPARISWRKAIGPFDLESERTFISDNNVDVIVSKNSGGVSTYAKLEAARELFLPVLMRKRPITETASATYVSQDEIIASIIDFRHQFHRYDETQQGSAQQ, from the coding sequence TTGAAAATTCTATTACTAGGTGGCACAGCGGATGCTCGCCAATTAGCTGATCAGCTTCACTTAAAAGGCTTGCAGGTGGTTTATTCTATTGCTGGTTTGGTTCGCATCCCCAAGCTAGGATGTGAGGTGCTCGTTGGTGGCTTTACTCAATTCGGTGGTCTTGAGCGTTATCTTGTCGAACACAAAATTAGCCTAGTCATTAATGCAACGCATCCATACGCTCAAAAAATGGCGAATACGGCTGTTAGCGCTTCTCGTCAAGCTGGTATTACGTGTTGGCGTTTTTTACGCCCAGAGTGGCAGCGAATGAAAGGCGATAATTGGACGTACTATCAAAACGACGATGAGTTACAAGCAGCGTTATCGAACTTTAAAAGGCCTTTACTGAGTGCAGGCCAGCATTCAGAGCCTTTTATACAATCTATTGCGGCGCTTTGTGGCGTTGAGGTCGTTCACTGGCGAACGGCTGTTCCCCCTAAGTTTAATATACCCGCTCGAATCTCTTGGAGAAAGGCCATTGGCCCGTTCGATTTAGAGAGCGAACGCACGTTTATAAGCGACAATAACGTGGATGTAATTGTCAGTAAAAACAGTGGTGGCGTTTCAACATACGCTAAACTTGAAGCTGCACGAGAGCTGTTTTTGCCGGTCCTTATGCGTAAAAGGCCAATAACGGAAACGGCATCGGCGACATACGTTTCTCAGGATGAGATAATCGCCTCCATTATTGATTTTAGACACCAGTTTCATCGGTATGATGAGACACAACAAGGTAGCGCCCAGCAGTGA